In a genomic window of Xylophilus rhododendri:
- the bcsP gene encoding cellulose biosynthesis protein BcsP: MSSDDIANLYRQFGGQSDSYQELGRDNVVRQSRERWPLLANVRQQERARAASPVSSSSAPTEAQAQGGPLPVFDEAAAAAAAEEARRRPPVARPRAPAQNPVAAPIEPVLQAAPVEPAPLPLPVPAASLPPAGAPLPPATSPVAGTELQGMFARLARAPEPKAAPADRELSLLRRLLKP, from the coding sequence ATGAGTTCCGACGACATCGCCAACCTGTACCGCCAGTTCGGCGGACAGTCCGACAGCTACCAGGAACTCGGCCGCGACAACGTGGTGCGCCAGTCGCGCGAACGCTGGCCGCTGCTGGCCAATGTGCGCCAGCAGGAGCGCGCCCGCGCCGCCTCGCCGGTCTCGTCCTCTTCAGCTCCCACCGAGGCGCAGGCGCAGGGCGGCCCGCTGCCGGTCTTCGACGAAGCCGCCGCGGCCGCCGCCGCCGAGGAAGCCCGCCGCCGGCCACCGGTCGCGCGCCCGCGTGCGCCGGCGCAGAACCCCGTCGCCGCGCCGATCGAGCCGGTGCTGCAGGCAGCGCCTGTCGAGCCCGCCCCATTGCCGCTGCCCGTGCCCGCGGCCAGCCTGCCGCCGGCCGGCGCGCCGCTGCCGCCGGCCACCAGCCCTGTCGCCGGCACCGAGCTGCAAGGCATGTTCGCCCGCCTGGCGCGCGCCCCCGAACCGAAGGCCGCTCCGGCCGACCGCGAGCTGTCCCTGCTCAGAAGGCTGCTCAAGCCGTGA
- a CDS encoding MFS transporter, translating to MPPESPASPPPSTPAPKDAVASPLAPLKLPVFRMLWATWMVANTCMWMNDVAAAWLMTSLTTSPVMVALVQSASTLPVFLLGLPSGALADILDRRRYFIVTQIWVSAVAVLLCVVVLSGWIGPRLLLGLTFLNGIGLAMRWPVFSAIVPELVPRAQLPAAMGLNGVAMNASRIIGPLVAGALIAGAGTAWVFVLNAVLSAGAAIAITRWKREHVVSPLGRERLGSAIRVGLQFVVQSPRMRAVLIRVACFFLHSTALLAMLPLVARALPGGDAGTFTVLLASMGIGAIFGILVVQPRLRRGFGRDEIVLGGTVLTSLATAGVSFAPNIYLAVPCMMVGGGAWLCAANSLTTSAQFALPDWVRARGMAICQMAIMGATAFGAALWGQVADMAGLHAGLTVAAISGVVVMYGVQRFLPDRSLIEDLTPSRAFKRPVVEIAPEAGRIQVSIEYCIDPARAEEFREVMNESRRSRLRQGALEWHLQRDVVDARLYYEQVTDESWTEHLRRFDRVTASDVALRDRKLAFHVGESPPTITRRIVER from the coding sequence ATGCCCCCTGAGTCCCCCGCCAGTCCGCCACCCTCCACACCCGCTCCCAAGGACGCTGTCGCCTCGCCGCTGGCGCCCTTGAAACTCCCCGTGTTCCGCATGCTCTGGGCGACCTGGATGGTGGCCAACACCTGCATGTGGATGAACGATGTGGCGGCGGCCTGGCTGATGACCTCGCTGACCACCTCGCCGGTGATGGTGGCGCTGGTGCAGTCGGCCTCCACCCTGCCCGTCTTCCTGCTCGGCCTGCCGAGCGGCGCGCTGGCCGACATCCTGGACCGGCGGCGCTATTTCATCGTCACCCAGATCTGGGTTTCGGCGGTGGCGGTGTTGCTGTGCGTGGTGGTGCTGTCGGGCTGGATCGGGCCGCGGCTGCTGCTGGGGCTGACCTTTCTGAACGGCATCGGGCTGGCGATGCGCTGGCCGGTGTTCTCGGCCATCGTGCCGGAGCTGGTGCCGCGCGCCCAGCTGCCGGCGGCCATGGGGCTCAACGGCGTGGCGATGAATGCCTCGCGCATCATCGGCCCGTTGGTGGCGGGCGCGCTGATCGCCGGTGCCGGCACCGCCTGGGTGTTCGTGCTGAACGCGGTGTTGTCGGCCGGCGCGGCCATCGCCATCACCCGCTGGAAACGCGAGCATGTGGTGAGCCCGCTGGGCCGCGAGCGCCTGGGCAGCGCGATCCGGGTGGGCCTGCAGTTCGTGGTGCAGTCGCCGCGCATGCGGGCGGTGCTGATCCGGGTGGCCTGCTTCTTCCTGCATTCGACCGCCCTGCTGGCCATGCTGCCGCTGGTGGCGCGTGCGCTGCCCGGCGGCGATGCCGGCACCTTCACCGTGCTGCTGGCCTCGATGGGCATAGGCGCGATCTTCGGCATCCTGGTGGTGCAGCCGCGCCTGCGGCGCGGTTTCGGCCGCGACGAGATCGTGCTGGGCGGCACGGTGCTGACCTCGCTGGCCACGGCCGGCGTGTCCTTCGCGCCCAATATCTACCTGGCCGTGCCCTGCATGATGGTGGGCGGCGGCGCCTGGCTGTGCGCGGCCAATTCGCTCACCACTTCGGCGCAGTTCGCCCTGCCCGACTGGGTGCGCGCCCGCGGCATGGCGATCTGCCAGATGGCCATCATGGGCGCCACTGCCTTCGGTGCGGCGCTGTGGGGCCAGGTGGCGGACATGGCCGGCCTGCATGCCGGCCTGACGGTGGCGGCCATCAGCGGCGTGGTGGTGATGTATGGCGTGCAGCGTTTCCTGCCGGACCGCAGCCTGATCGAGGACCTGACGCCCTCGCGCGCCTTCAAGCGGCCGGTGGTGGAGATCGCGCCGGAGGCCGGGCGCATCCAGGTCAGCATCGAATACTGCATCGACCCGGCGCGCGCCGAGGAATTCCGCGAGGTGATGAACGAGAGCCGCCGCAGCCGCCTGCGCCAGGGCGCGCTCGAATGGCATCTGCAGCGCGATGTGGTCGATGCGCGGCTCTACTACGAGCAGGTGACCGACGAGTCCTGGACGGAGCACCTGCGCCGCTTCGACCGAGTTACCGCTTCGGACGTGGCGCTGCGCGACCGCAAGCTGGCCTTCCACGTCGGCGAAAGCCCCCCGACGATCACCCGACGGATAGTGGAGCGTTAG
- the bcsA gene encoding UDP-forming cellulose synthase catalytic subunit, which produces MTSQDNFQVPQRSVRQRLRTGMVDLVNLQMWRHPIARVIAGILGIFLFVVVFTVPLDFWGQVIFAAVSFGCALLLRKVPGRLPTLTMIVFSLTASLRYIYWRITETTGFEGFVDTFFGTGLVLAELYALTVLLLGYFQTAWPLERKPLPMPANLTVWPSVDVLIPTYNEPLEVVRQTVFTAMGLDWPGDKLKVYVLDDGRREEFRLFCEEVGVGYITRDNNRHAKAGNINSALHVTSGEIVAIFDCDHVPTRSFLQICMGWFLKDEKLAMLQTPHFFFSPDPFEKNLQTFRAIPNEGELFYGLVQDGNDLWNATFFCGSCALIRREPLMAIGGMAVETVTEDAHTALKLNRLGWNTAYLAIPQAAGLATESLAGHVGQRIRWARGMAQICRIDNPLLGPGLKLGQRLCYLNAMLHFFYGAPRLIFMTAPLAYLFFGAQVFQATALMIAAFALPHLLHAGITNSRMQGRFRHSFWNEVYESVLAWYILRPTITAFINPRLGKFNVTAKGGVIDKSYFDWGIAKPYVILVLLSLIGILVGAWRVFVGDFQREQYTTLAINLIWTGYNIIMLSAAIAVASESRQVRKTPRVIASLRASVSLADGRVLACRTEDFSQTGLGLALTSEVEIPLGERLYVSIYRDQDEASFPAEVVFRRGNKLGVHFEELTTMQQVALAQMTFARADLWAQNWGRGERDTPLKAFAGVMRIGARGFGIFFTNAWRMLRVPRFSRRTGPTLKTGD; this is translated from the coding sequence ATGACCAGCCAAGACAATTTCCAGGTACCCCAGCGCAGCGTGCGCCAGCGACTGCGCACCGGCATGGTCGACCTGGTCAACCTGCAGATGTGGCGCCACCCGATCGCCCGGGTGATCGCCGGCATCCTCGGCATCTTCCTCTTCGTGGTGGTGTTCACCGTGCCGCTGGACTTCTGGGGCCAGGTGATCTTCGCCGCCGTCAGCTTCGGCTGCGCCCTGCTGCTGCGCAAGGTGCCGGGCCGGCTGCCGACGCTCACCATGATCGTCTTCTCGCTGACCGCCTCGCTGCGCTACATCTACTGGCGCATCACCGAGACCACCGGCTTCGAGGGCTTCGTCGACACCTTCTTCGGCACCGGCCTGGTGCTGGCCGAGCTGTACGCGCTGACGGTGCTGCTGCTGGGCTACTTCCAGACCGCCTGGCCGCTGGAACGCAAACCCCTGCCGATGCCGGCCAACCTCACCGTCTGGCCCAGCGTCGACGTGCTGATCCCCACCTACAACGAGCCGCTCGAAGTGGTGCGCCAGACCGTCTTCACCGCCATGGGCCTCGACTGGCCGGGCGACAAGCTCAAGGTCTATGTGCTGGACGACGGCCGGCGCGAGGAATTCCGCCTCTTCTGCGAAGAAGTCGGCGTGGGCTACATCACCCGCGACAACAACCGCCACGCCAAGGCCGGCAACATCAACAGCGCGCTGCACGTGACCTCGGGCGAGATCGTCGCGATCTTCGACTGCGACCACGTGCCCACCCGCTCCTTCCTGCAGATCTGCATGGGCTGGTTCCTCAAGGACGAGAAGCTGGCCATGCTGCAGACGCCGCACTTCTTCTTCTCGCCCGACCCCTTCGAGAAGAACCTGCAGACCTTCCGCGCCATCCCCAACGAGGGCGAGCTGTTCTACGGCCTGGTGCAGGACGGCAACGACCTGTGGAACGCCACCTTCTTCTGCGGCTCCTGCGCGCTGATCCGCCGCGAGCCGCTGATGGCCATCGGCGGCATGGCGGTGGAGACGGTGACGGAAGACGCCCACACCGCCTTGAAGCTCAACCGCCTGGGCTGGAACACCGCCTACCTGGCGATCCCGCAGGCCGCGGGCCTGGCCACCGAATCGCTCGCCGGCCACGTCGGCCAGCGCATCCGCTGGGCGCGCGGCATGGCGCAGATCTGCCGCATCGACAACCCCCTGCTCGGCCCCGGCCTGAAGCTGGGCCAGCGCCTGTGCTACCTCAACGCGATGCTGCACTTCTTCTACGGCGCGCCGCGGCTGATCTTCATGACCGCGCCGCTGGCCTATCTGTTCTTCGGTGCGCAGGTGTTCCAGGCCACCGCGCTGATGATCGCCGCCTTCGCCCTGCCCCACCTCTTGCACGCCGGCATCACCAACTCGCGCATGCAGGGGCGCTTCCGGCATTCCTTCTGGAACGAGGTGTACGAGTCGGTGCTGGCCTGGTACATCCTGCGGCCCACCATCACCGCCTTCATCAACCCGCGCCTGGGCAAGTTCAACGTCACCGCCAAGGGCGGCGTGATCGACAAGTCCTACTTCGACTGGGGCATCGCCAAGCCCTATGTGATCCTGGTGCTGCTCAGCCTGATCGGCATCCTGGTCGGCGCCTGGCGCGTCTTCGTCGGCGACTTCCAGCGCGAGCAATACACCACGCTGGCGATCAACCTGATCTGGACCGGCTACAACATCATCATGCTGAGCGCCGCCATCGCCGTGGCCTCGGAGAGCCGCCAGGTGCGCAAGACGCCGCGGGTGATCGCCTCGCTGCGCGCCTCGGTTTCGCTGGCCGACGGCCGGGTGCTGGCCTGCCGCACGGAAGACTTCTCGCAGACCGGCCTGGGCCTGGCGCTCACCTCGGAGGTGGAGATTCCCCTGGGCGAGCGGCTCTATGTCTCGATCTACCGCGACCAGGACGAAGCCTCGTTCCCGGCCGAGGTGGTGTTCCGCCGCGGCAACAAGCTCGGCGTGCACTTCGAGGAGCTGACCACCATGCAGCAGGTGGCCCTGGCCCAGATGACTTTCGCACGCGCCGACCTGTGGGCGCAGAACTGGGGTCGCGGCGAACGCGACACGCCGCTCAAGGCATTCGCCGGCGTGATGCGCATCGGCGCACGCGGCTTCGGCATCTTTTTTACCAACGCCTGGCGCATGTTGCGCGTGCCGCGCTTTTCGCGGCGTACAGGTCCAACTTTGAAGACGGGGGATTGA
- the bcsD gene encoding cellulose biosynthesis protein BcsD: MEPAIVEYFAELQCSRQWKGFLRALSEEFAQQLPEAELRNLMHRLGTRFAQAEALPACRTLDELQLAMGRVWVAQDWGWVALQEVQGSLRIQHYCAPLFTALGTLATAWAPAFLEGVYQEWFRQSQAGGLQVRQVAGPDASGSIELRLEAA, translated from the coding sequence GTGGAACCTGCCATCGTCGAATACTTTGCCGAACTGCAATGCTCGCGGCAATGGAAAGGGTTCCTCCGGGCCCTGTCCGAGGAGTTTGCGCAGCAGCTGCCCGAAGCGGAACTGCGCAACCTGATGCACCGCCTGGGCACTCGTTTCGCCCAGGCCGAAGCCTTGCCCGCCTGCCGCACGCTCGACGAGCTCCAGCTGGCCATGGGCCGTGTCTGGGTGGCGCAGGACTGGGGCTGGGTGGCCCTGCAGGAGGTGCAGGGCAGCCTGCGCATCCAGCATTACTGCGCACCGCTGTTCACCGCCCTGGGCACCCTGGCGACCGCCTGGGCGCCGGCCTTCCTCGAAGGCGTCTACCAGGAATGGTTCCGCCAGTCGCAGGCCGGCGGCCTGCAGGTGCGCCAGGTGGCGGGCCCGGACGCTTCCGGCTCCATCGAACTGCGGCTGGAGGCCGCATGA
- the bcsQ gene encoding cellulose biosynthesis protein BcsQ, which yields MKVLAIASAKGGVGKTTVAANLASAMSHAGQPVLVADLDPQNALRLHFGLDPEGIDGMSRATLAGAPWRASCERSDRGVAVMSYGVLNEDDRALFEEHLAAHPDWLQAHLASLGMVRHAIVLLDTPPGPSVYLRQALAAADMALLVNLPDAASYASLPMMEGLIDSYTTHNPRFGGHMHLINQGDATRRLSADVAQVMRGQFGDRYVGLVHRDQVVAEALAYDQSVFDYAIDSQAAADLTEIARTVLTRLAAGAPAP from the coding sequence GTGAAGGTCCTGGCGATCGCATCGGCCAAGGGTGGGGTCGGCAAGACGACCGTGGCCGCCAACCTGGCCTCGGCGATGTCGCATGCCGGCCAGCCGGTGCTGGTCGCCGACCTGGATCCGCAGAACGCGCTGCGCCTGCATTTCGGCCTGGACCCCGAGGGCATCGACGGCATGTCCCGCGCCACCCTGGCCGGCGCCCCCTGGCGCGCCAGCTGCGAGCGCAGCGATCGCGGCGTGGCCGTGATGTCCTACGGCGTGCTCAACGAGGACGACCGCGCCCTGTTCGAGGAACACCTGGCCGCCCACCCCGACTGGCTGCAGGCCCACCTGGCAAGCCTCGGCATGGTGCGCCACGCCATCGTGCTGCTGGACACGCCGCCCGGCCCCTCGGTCTACCTGCGCCAGGCGCTGGCCGCGGCCGACATGGCGCTGCTGGTCAACCTGCCGGACGCCGCCTCCTATGCCTCGCTGCCGATGATGGAAGGCCTCATCGACAGCTACACCACCCACAACCCCCGCTTCGGTGGCCATATGCACCTGATCAACCAGGGCGATGCCACGCGGCGGCTTTCGGCCGATGTCGCCCAGGTGATGCGCGGCCAGTTCGGCGACCGCTATGTCGGCCTGGTGCACCGCGACCAGGTGGTCGCCGAAGCCCTGGCCTATGACCAGAGCGTCTTCGACTACGCCATCGACAGCCAGGCCGCGGCCGATCTGACGGAAATCGCCAGGACCGTGCTCACACGCCTGGCCGCAGGAGCTCCCGCCCCATGA
- a CDS encoding PEP-CTERM sorting domain-containing protein, translating into MKKLFLISALALPAFFGSAHAANADLTTFTTALGINGTTDVSPNFAELFATASITGYVSGLTSFEWNFSTTDIYIPNIQNDFSYYTVGSTTVELADVASLSGTPLQPTGWQTVTFSTAYTGMITIGVANYMDDNAGSTLDVRNLVVAAVPEPESYAMLLAGLGCVGSIATRRRKRRHTTT; encoded by the coding sequence GTGAAGAAACTGTTTCTGATATCCGCCCTCGCGCTGCCCGCCTTTTTTGGCTCCGCACATGCCGCCAACGCGGATCTGACCACTTTCACCACCGCCTTAGGCATCAACGGAACTACCGATGTCAGTCCGAATTTCGCTGAGCTCTTCGCGACCGCATCCATCACAGGCTACGTATCAGGCCTCACGTCCTTCGAGTGGAACTTCAGCACCACCGACATCTACATACCCAATATCCAAAACGATTTCAGCTATTACACCGTCGGCTCGACAACCGTGGAGTTGGCAGATGTGGCTTCGCTGTCGGGTACCCCGCTGCAACCCACCGGCTGGCAGACAGTCACGTTTTCTACGGCTTATACCGGCATGATCACGATCGGGGTCGCCAATTACATGGACGACAACGCCGGTTCCACGCTTGATGTGCGCAACCTCGTCGTAGCCGCCGTCCCCGAACCCGAGTCCTACGCCATGCTGCTGGCCGGGCTGGGCTGCGTAGGCAGCATCGCCACCCGCCGCCGGAAACGCCGCCACACTACGACTTGA
- a CDS encoding alpha/beta hydrolase → MNRTISPSARSARPGFALLLRLGALSLSILTLAGCSGVQALDALVPDSGYRLDAGLAYGSDARQRLDVYRPARETEAGVPRPPMVVFFYGGNWTTGQREDYRFVGQALASAGAVVVVPDYRLSPQVRYPVFLQDSAQAMRWARDHAELYGADPARLVVMGHSAGAYNAAMLALDARWLGAVGMKPSDLSAWIGLAGPYDFLPIGDPATQVAFEWPGTPADSQPLAHASRASPPVLLLVARDDKTVDPERNTARLAEALRADGVEVVSRSYPRVSHATLVGSLGTPLRWLAPVRRDILRFLGLETASGG, encoded by the coding sequence ATGAATCGCACGATTTCCCCGTCCGCACGCAGCGCCCGTCCGGGTTTCGCCCTGTTGCTCAGGCTTGGCGCTCTGAGTCTCTCGATCCTGACTTTGGCCGGCTGCTCGGGCGTGCAGGCGCTCGATGCACTGGTGCCGGATTCCGGCTATCGACTCGATGCCGGCCTGGCCTACGGCAGCGATGCACGCCAACGGCTGGACGTCTACCGTCCGGCCCGAGAAACCGAAGCCGGCGTGCCCCGGCCGCCGATGGTGGTGTTCTTCTACGGCGGCAACTGGACCACCGGCCAGCGCGAGGATTACCGCTTCGTCGGCCAGGCCCTGGCCAGCGCCGGCGCCGTGGTGGTGGTGCCCGACTACCGGCTCAGCCCGCAGGTGCGTTACCCGGTCTTCCTGCAGGACAGCGCCCAGGCGATGCGCTGGGCCCGCGACCATGCCGAGCTGTACGGCGCCGACCCGGCCCGCCTGGTCGTGATGGGCCACAGCGCCGGTGCCTACAACGCCGCCATGCTGGCGCTGGACGCCCGCTGGCTGGGGGCGGTGGGCATGAAGCCGTCGGACCTGTCGGCCTGGATCGGCCTGGCCGGTCCTTACGATTTCCTGCCGATCGGCGATCCGGCCACGCAGGTGGCGTTCGAATGGCCCGGCACCCCCGCCGATTCGCAGCCGCTGGCCCATGCCAGCAGGGCCTCGCCACCGGTCCTGCTGCTGGTGGCGCGCGACGACAAGACGGTCGACCCCGAGCGCAACACCGCGCGGCTGGCCGAGGCCCTGCGCGCCGACGGCGTCGAGGTGGTGTCGCGCAGCTATCCCCGGGTCAGCCACGCCACGCTGGTGGGCAGCCTGGGCACGCCCCTGCGCTGGCTGGCGCCGGTGCGCCGGGACATCCTGCGCTTCCTGGGACTGGAGACGGCGAGCGGCGGGTAA
- the bcsB gene encoding cellulose biosynthesis cyclic di-GMP-binding regulatory protein BcsB produces MLPAAIALALGTSVLLPADAASSRGHKAEKASATASADTQPSAGGSAKAVSSTGISTSPAGVVGRPTVNPPAPPGPSRSYAISLRQLGAAFPLQLRGVQGSGGVPFSVRADEVVTSAKLKLKYAYSPALLANISHINVRVNGEVAQTIAVPREQAGTDLETEVNIPVRMITDFNRLDIELIGHYTLDCEDPVHTSLWASIANQSELQLTVAPIALPDDLNLLPAPFFDRRDVRPLSLPFVFVGNADQPILEGAGAVSSWFGSLAGYRGAKFPVSTGTLPDKGAAVVFMVGNTGIPGVELPVPTGPSVAMVTNPNDPVSKLLVVMGRNAADVKVAANVLAVGGTTLSGRVATVQPLKEVVARKPYDAPAWLRSDRPVRFGEIADQRSLNVSGYEPDLVRINFRVPPDLFGWREKGIPIDLRYRYTPRPTTDKSSLNINVNEQFLRSYPLLAVERGVPAALSALLPSTEDGTVMAREHVRVPMFMLPAQSQLQFHYYYDYIKQGFCKDVMLDNVKGAIDADSTIDISGFSHYLPMPDLAAFGNAGFPFTRMADLSETAVVLPDNASAPDLAAYLDTMGLMGRSSGYPATGVAVVRAGGVDNVKDRDLLVFASGTNQPLLQKWAANIPSAITPAARSFPLSDLRGKFLDWWDRHHRVTPEDRKQELKFTSDGAQGVISGFESPLASGRSVVLISSDKPESLNNTIDAVLDLDRVKQIQGSVSVVRGDQVNSLVAEQSYHVGRLGFLTAIQFFLSNHPLLLVLLGLAAAALLAIVIYVVLRGRARSRLVV; encoded by the coding sequence GTGCTTCCCGCCGCTATCGCGCTGGCGCTCGGCACCTCGGTGCTCCTGCCGGCCGACGCCGCCAGCTCGCGCGGCCACAAGGCCGAAAAGGCCAGCGCCACCGCCAGCGCGGACACCCAGCCCTCGGCCGGCGGCAGCGCCAAGGCCGTCAGCTCGACCGGCATCTCCACCTCGCCCGCCGGCGTGGTCGGCCGGCCCACCGTAAACCCGCCCGCGCCTCCCGGCCCCTCGCGCAGCTATGCGATCTCGCTGCGCCAGCTCGGCGCGGCCTTCCCGCTGCAGCTGCGCGGCGTGCAGGGCTCCGGCGGCGTGCCCTTCAGCGTGCGTGCCGACGAGGTCGTGACCTCGGCCAAGCTCAAGCTGAAGTACGCCTACTCGCCCGCGCTGCTGGCCAACATCTCGCACATCAACGTGCGGGTCAACGGCGAAGTCGCCCAGACCATCGCCGTGCCACGCGAACAGGCCGGCACCGACCTGGAGACCGAAGTCAACATCCCCGTGCGGATGATCACCGACTTCAACCGCCTGGACATCGAGCTGATCGGCCACTACACGCTGGACTGCGAGGACCCGGTCCACACCAGCCTGTGGGCCAGCATCGCCAACCAGAGCGAGCTGCAGCTCACCGTCGCGCCGATCGCCCTGCCCGACGACCTGAACCTGCTGCCCGCGCCCTTCTTCGACCGGCGCGACGTGCGCCCGCTCAGCCTGCCCTTCGTCTTCGTCGGCAATGCCGACCAGCCGATCCTGGAAGGCGCCGGCGCGGTCTCGTCCTGGTTCGGCTCGCTGGCCGGCTACCGCGGCGCCAAGTTCCCGGTCTCCACCGGCACCCTCCCCGACAAGGGCGCGGCCGTGGTCTTCATGGTGGGCAACACCGGCATCCCCGGCGTCGAGCTGCCGGTGCCCACCGGCCCCTCGGTGGCCATGGTCACCAACCCCAACGACCCGGTCTCCAAGCTGCTGGTCGTGATGGGCCGCAACGCGGCCGACGTGAAGGTCGCGGCCAATGTGCTGGCCGTCGGCGGCACCACGCTGTCCGGCCGCGTGGCCACCGTGCAGCCGCTCAAGGAAGTCGTGGCGCGCAAGCCCTACGACGCCCCGGCCTGGCTGCGCAGCGACCGCCCGGTGCGCTTCGGCGAGATCGCCGACCAGCGCAGCCTGAACGTCTCCGGCTACGAACCCGACCTGGTGCGCATCAACTTCCGCGTGCCGCCGGACCTGTTCGGCTGGCGCGAGAAGGGCATCCCGATCGACCTGCGCTACCGCTACACGCCGCGCCCGACGACCGACAAGTCCTCGCTCAACATCAACGTCAACGAGCAGTTCCTGCGCTCCTATCCGCTGCTGGCGGTGGAACGCGGCGTGCCGGCCGCGCTGAGCGCCCTGCTGCCCTCGACCGAGGACGGCACGGTGATGGCGCGTGAACATGTGCGGGTGCCGATGTTCATGCTGCCGGCCCAGTCGCAGCTGCAGTTCCACTACTACTACGACTACATCAAGCAGGGCTTCTGCAAGGACGTGATGCTCGACAACGTCAAGGGCGCGATCGACGCGGACTCGACCATCGACATCTCCGGCTTCTCGCACTACCTGCCGATGCCCGACCTGGCCGCCTTCGGCAACGCCGGCTTCCCGTTCACCCGCATGGCCGACCTGTCCGAGACCGCCGTGGTGCTGCCGGACAACGCCAGCGCGCCCGACCTGGCCGCCTACCTCGACACCATGGGCCTGATGGGCCGCTCCTCCGGCTACCCCGCCACCGGCGTGGCCGTGGTGCGCGCAGGCGGCGTGGACAACGTCAAGGACCGCGACCTGCTGGTCTTCGCCTCCGGCACCAACCAGCCGCTGCTGCAGAAGTGGGCCGCCAACATCCCGTCGGCGATCACCCCCGCGGCCCGCAGCTTCCCGCTGTCGGACCTGCGCGGCAAGTTCCTCGACTGGTGGGACCGCCACCACCGCGTGACGCCGGAGGACCGCAAGCAGGAGCTGAAGTTCACCAGCGACGGCGCGCAGGGCGTGATCTCCGGCTTCGAGTCGCCGCTGGCCAGCGGCCGCAGCGTGGTGCTGATCTCCTCGGACAAGCCCGAGAGCCTGAACAACACCATCGATGCGGTGCTGGACCTGGACCGCGTCAAGCAGATCCAGGGCAGCGTCTCGGTGGTGCGCGGCGACCAGGTCAACAGCCTGGTGGCCGAGCAGAGCTACCACGTCGGCCGCCTGGGCTTCCTGACCGCGATCCAGTTCTTCCTGTCCAACCACCCGCTGCTGCTGGTGCTGCTGGGCCTGGCCGCCGCCGCCCTGCTGGCGATCGTGATCTACGTGGTGCTGCGTGGCCGTGCCCGCAGCCGCCTGGTGGTCTGA
- a CDS encoding DUF481 domain-containing protein: MRLRKSSVRHLTLLAAATACCCAQAQVTLKPDGKWRYLLTAGANATSGNSDTTQFNATGEAARVSDHDKITFRGQGNYGKVNGVTATQRYLLGTQYNRDISQHSFYFGTGDYLRDRPSNIANRYSLAGGVGRHMVRRDDMTFDISVGLGYTQDKYVNPTSVLGQTREEYGRTELVLTEESSHQLTSTTKLRQKFTAYPNLTDTGAYRALLDAGISVAMTNTISLTAGLNYRYDSDPGVNLKKGDLSLVTGVSLRFD; the protein is encoded by the coding sequence ATGCGTTTACGCAAGTCGTCCGTGCGACATCTCACTTTGCTGGCGGCTGCCACCGCCTGCTGCTGCGCCCAGGCGCAGGTGACCCTGAAGCCGGACGGCAAGTGGCGCTACCTGCTGACGGCCGGTGCCAATGCCACCTCCGGCAACAGCGACACCACCCAGTTCAACGCCACCGGCGAAGCGGCCCGGGTGAGCGACCATGACAAGATCACCTTCCGCGGCCAGGGCAACTACGGCAAGGTCAACGGCGTGACGGCCACCCAGCGCTACCTGCTGGGCACCCAGTACAACCGCGACATCTCGCAGCACAGCTTCTATTTCGGCACCGGCGATTACCTGCGCGACCGGCCCTCCAACATCGCCAACCGTTATTCGCTGGCGGGCGGTGTCGGCCGCCACATGGTCCGCCGCGACGACATGACTTTCGACATCTCCGTCGGCCTGGGCTACACGCAGGACAAGTACGTGAACCCGACCAGCGTGCTCGGCCAGACCCGCGAGGAATACGGCCGTACCGAACTGGTGCTGACCGAAGAGTCCAGCCACCAGCTCACCAGCACCACCAAGCTGCGCCAGAAGTTCACCGCCTATCCCAACCTGACCGACACCGGCGCCTACCGCGCGCTGCTGGACGCCGGCATCTCGGTGGCCATGACCAACACCATCAGCCTGACCGCCGGCCTGAACTACCGCTACGACAGCGATCCGGGCGTGAACCTCAAGAAGGGCGACCTGTCCCTGGTCACCGGCGTCTCGCTTCGGTTCGACTAA